The window AGGATGAAGCGCTGGTTCGGCTCGCTCATGTCCTCGTGACCAGACCTCCTGGGCACGGGTCAGGCCGGGCCAGCGGGTGCGGTCCGGCAGAGGAAAGAAGCCTCACGGTATTTCCGAGGAGAGAAGACATGGTCTTCATGCTGGCGGAAAGCGAATCTCTGGCCAAGATCAAGGTGATCGGCATCGGCGGCGCCGGCGGCAATGCTGTCAACACCATGGTGGACGGCCGTCTGAGCGGGGTGGAGTTCATCGCCGCCAACACCGATCTCCAGGCTTTGGAGCATTCCAAGGCCGACATCAAGCTCCAGCTGGGGCCGTCCGTCACCCGGGGCCTGGGGGCGGGCGCCAACCCCCGGAAGGGCCAGGAGGCGGCCGAGGAGAGCGCCGAGGACATCCGCCGCGCCCTGGATGGCGCGGACATGGTTTTTGTCACCGCCGGCCTGGGCGGCGGCACCGGCACCGGTGGTGCGCCGGTGGTCGCCCGCATCGCCAAGGAGCTGGGGGCCCTGACCGTGGCCGTGGTCACCAAGCCCTTCCGCTTCGAAGGCAAGAACCGCATGAATCAGGCCCTGGCTGGCTGGGCGGCCCTGAAGGAGCATGTGGATACCATCATCACCATCCCCAACGACCGGCTCCTGGGGCTGACCCAGAAGAACACCCCCTTTGCCGAGATGCTGCACCGGGCCGACACCGTGCTCCTGCATGCGGTCAAAGGCATCGCCGACCTCATCAACAAGCCTGGCTACATCAACCTCGACTTCGCGGACGTGCGGGCGGTGATGAACCAGATGGGGCTGGCCCTCATGGGCACGGGCGTGGCGGTGGGGGAGAACCGGGCGATGGAGGCGTCCACCATGGCCATCAACAGCCCGCTTCTGGAGGACATCAACATCTCCGGCGCCCGGGGCGTGATCATCAACATCTGCTGCAGCCGCAACACCCTGACCATGACCGAGGTGGATCAGGCCTCCACCCGCATCCAGGAGGAGGCCCACGAGGAGGCCAACATCATCTTCGGCGTGGTTTACGACGACGAGCTGGGGGACGAGATGCGGGTGACGGTGATCGCCACCGGCATCGGCGTGCCGGTGGAGGTGCCGAAGCGGCCGGAAGTGGTGGCCCGGATCCAGCCCGTGGTGGCCCCGGAGGGGATGCGGGCGGCCAGTCGGCCGCTGGCCGGACCGGTGGCCCCGGCGGCCCCGGGGCTGCCGCCTGCACCGGCGCCGGTCCAGCCCGCCACCGCGGTGCCACCGCGGCGGCGCAGCTGGCGGCTGGGCGACTTCTCGGAAGAGGAGCTGGAGATCCCGGCCTTCCTGCGCCGCAACGAGAACTGATCGGCGCTTGCCGGCGGCCGGCCGCGCCTGCCGCCCTTCCCCTGCCATGGCCGCCCGACGCCGCGCCCCTGCCCCCACCGGCCCGCCCGCCGAGAGCGGGGCGGTGCGCAAGCGCTGGACCGGCCGGCTGCCAGTGGCACTGGTCTATCCCAACCAGTACACCCTGGGCATGTCCAGTCTTGGCTTTCAGCTGGTCTATGCCCTGGCCAACGAGCTGCCAGAGGTGGCCTGCGAGCGGGTCTTCCTGCCGGCTGCCGGCCAGCGGCCCCGCTCCGTGGAATCCGGCCGCGAGCTGGCCGAGTTTGCCGTTGTCCTGGTATCCATCTCCTTCGAGCAGGATCTTCCGAACCTGGTGCGCCTCCTGGCGGCGGCCGGGCTGCCGCCTCTGGCCCGGGAGCGCCAGGACCGGGCCTGGCCCCTGGTGGTGGCCGGCGGTGTCGCCACCTTCATCAACCCCGAGCCCCTGGCGCCCTTCGTGGACCTCATGCTCCTGGGGGAAGCGGAGGCCCTGCTGCCGTCCTTCTTCGCCCAGCTCCTGGCCGCCGGCAATGCCGGCCGGGAGGCCCTCGTCTTCCGCCTGGCCCAGGAGCTGCCCGGCTGCTACGCGCCCCGGTTCTATCAGCCCCGCACCGATTCGGACGGTACCTTCCTGGGCTTCGAGGTGACGGCCGGTCTGCCGGCCCAGGTGCAGCGGCAGACCAGCCCAGCGCCGGCAACCGCCGGCCATTCCCGGCTGTTCAGCCCGGAGGCGGCCTTTGCCAACATGTATGCCGTGGAGCTGGGCCGGGGCTGCAGCCGGGGCTGCCGCTTCTGTGCCGCCGGCTTCGTTTACCGGCCGCCGCGGCCCTGGCCGAGTCCGGCCATCGCCGCGGCCCTGGCCGCCCGGCCGCCGGAAATCGTCCGTCTGGGCCTTCTGGGCATGGAGATGATCCCGGCCGCCGAGCTGGCAACGCTGGCCGGTGCGCTGGCAGGGACCGGCTGCCGGCTGTCCTTCTCTTCTCTGCGTGCCGACGCCTTGTCGCCGGCCCTCCTGGATCTGGTGGCGGCCGGCCAGGCCAAGACCGTGGCCATTGCCCCGGACGCCGCCTCGGAGCGGCTGCGGCGGGTGATCAACAAGGGGCTGGCCGCCGCCGACATCCTGGCCGCTGCCGAAGCCCTGGCCGACCGGGGTGTTCGTTCCCTGAAGCTCTATCTCATGATCGGGCTGCCCACCGAGACCGAGGAAGACCTGAGGGAGTGGCTGGATCTGGTGCGGCAGCTGCGG of the Thermodesulfobacteriota bacterium genome contains:
- the ftsZ gene encoding cell division protein FtsZ, translated to MVFMLAESESLAKIKVIGIGGAGGNAVNTMVDGRLSGVEFIAANTDLQALEHSKADIKLQLGPSVTRGLGAGANPRKGQEAAEESAEDIRRALDGADMVFVTAGLGGGTGTGGAPVVARIAKELGALTVAVVTKPFRFEGKNRMNQALAGWAALKEHVDTIITIPNDRLLGLTQKNTPFAEMLHRADTVLLHAVKGIADLINKPGYINLDFADVRAVMNQMGLALMGTGVAVGENRAMEASTMAINSPLLEDINISGARGVIINICCSRNTLTMTEVDQASTRIQEEAHEEANIIFGVVYDDELGDEMRVTVIATGIGVPVEVPKRPEVVARIQPVVAPEGMRAASRPLAGPVAPAAPGLPPAPAPVQPATAVPPRRRSWRLGDFSEEELEIPAFLRRNEN
- a CDS encoding radical SAM protein → MRKRWTGRLPVALVYPNQYTLGMSSLGFQLVYALANELPEVACERVFLPAAGQRPRSVESGRELAEFAVVLVSISFEQDLPNLVRLLAAAGLPPLARERQDRAWPLVVAGGVATFINPEPLAPFVDLMLLGEAEALLPSFFAQLLAAGNAGREALVFRLAQELPGCYAPRFYQPRTDSDGTFLGFEVTAGLPAQVQRQTSPAPATAGHSRLFSPEAAFANMYAVELGRGCSRGCRFCAAGFVYRPPRPWPSPAIAAALAARPPEIVRLGLLGMEMIPAAELATLAGALAGTGCRLSFSSLRADALSPALLDLVAAGQAKTVAIAPDAASERLRRVINKGLAAADILAAAEALADRGVRSLKLYLMIGLPTETEEDLREWLDLVRQLRERLLAVGRRRGRMTTLVLSVNPFVPKAWTPFQWEAMAPPPVLRQRLAWLRQHLAGLGNLRLDAETPASCLLQGVLARADRRLGEAIALGMDRPGGWRRACQEAGLSPAAAALRERGEDEAFPWEVVRQGVSRQYLWAERQRARAGQATPPCQPARCRACGVCREG